In Thiofilum sp., the genomic window CAGAATTACGTGAACTTTGCCAAGAAGCGGATGTAAAGTTCATTGCTTGCCAAATGACAGTGGATCTATTTGATATGGAGCACAGTGAATTTATTGATGGCTTGGAGTATGCAGGTGCGGCGGCCTTCTTTGAGTTTGCGGGTGAGTCCGACATTTGTATGTATATCTAAAATCCTTAGTGCATAGTAGAGCACTGTGTTTGATGCAAACCAAAAGCCGGATACGTCCGGCTTTTGTATTTTTGGTATTTAAACAGAAGAGGTATTTAAAACAAGTTTTCTGATGAATATCGCAACACAGCTTTAGATACTGCATCATAGCGCCCCATATTATTTATAATCCTTAGGAGTCCTCTATGAAGTTAGCCATTATTAGCGGCAGTCATCGTCTTAACTCACAAAGTGAAAAAGTTGCTAATTACGCTAAAAATCTAGCCTTAAGTTCAGGATTAGCCAGTAGTGCTGAGATCATTAGCTTGGCAGGTAATCCTATTCCCTTTTGGGATGAGGGTGTGTGGGCAGGTGAAGAGCGTTGGCAGCAAGTATTAGCCCCGATTCAAACCGTACTGCGTAATAGTGATGCCTTGATTGTGGTGACACCAGAATGGCATGGGCAAATTCCTTCAGGCTTGAAAAATTTAATGTTATTAGTCGGTGTGCCTGAGGTGGGACATAAGCCTGCATTAATTGTCAGTGTGTCAGCATCGGAAACCGGTGGTGCTTATCCCGTGGCTGAATTGCGTATGAGTAGTTATAAAAATAATCGCATTTGTTATTTGCCAGAACATTTGATCGTGCGCAAGGTCAATAGCGTTTTTAATGCGGATAGTGCCGAAAATGATGCTAAAGCGCAGGAGTATTTACATAAGCGTTTAGCATGGAATTTATCGTTATTACAGGCTTATGCTCAGGCGCTCAGTCAAGTACGTGCTACGGCTGAAACGACGTCTAGTGATTTTGCGTTTGGTATGTAATTAGTTTAGGAACAATAAAAGCGTGAAAGCTCAACAACGCTGGTTAAATCGATTAGGTGCATTAAGTTATTTTCATGATGATTTACATGCTGAGCGTCGTAATGAAATTCGTTGGTTGGT contains:
- a CDS encoding NAD(P)H-dependent oxidoreductase, giving the protein MKLAIISGSHRLNSQSEKVANYAKNLALSSGLASSAEIISLAGNPIPFWDEGVWAGEERWQQVLAPIQTVLRNSDALIVVTPEWHGQIPSGLKNLMLLVGVPEVGHKPALIVSVSASETGGAYPVAELRMSSYKNNRICYLPEHLIVRKVNSVFNADSAENDAKAQEYLHKRLAWNLSLLQAYAQALSQVRATAETTSSDFAFGM